A single window of Rana temporaria chromosome 1, aRanTem1.1, whole genome shotgun sequence DNA harbors:
- the LOC120924714 gene encoding uncharacterized protein LOC120924714: MSDSADSDVQQNKRTKRQKSRGPIYTKEENAALVAAVSKEKVTLFCQSVPASEKSAAWERVRDSVNAVSKFHRPTNGVRHRFYDCRATVTKKMQRLRLGQNRGKPIKLREWEAELRDVLLAEDVPGFSSRGQNHRAGDQETSSLEGSAPTPSTSYQQHSGESCIQDPPASASGRTIAPPQDQQYHPERRVQCSPHSPVLLLERLEIQPEITPIIPQTPDFSPGPEEEHRGQGSFIQPPHALMPPTAVPPFPTVQEIILRELIELRCDNRKLQRKVKRLTRLTHQLSRQQTESFEIILARASQQHN, translated from the exons atgTCAGATAGTGCGGACTCAGATGTGCAGCAGAACAAGCGAACCAAGAGACAGAAATCAAGGGGACCCATATATACCAAAGAGGAGAATGCTGCATTGGTTGCTGCAGTATCAAAAGAAAAAGTGACACTCTTCTGCCAATCCGTGCCAGCATCTGAGAAGTCAGCAGCCTGGGAACGAGTCCGGGACTCCGTGAATGCGGTCTCCAAGTTTCACAGGCCCACCAATGGCGTCAGACACAg GTTCTATGATTGTCGGGCAACGGTTACAAAGAAGATGCAGAGGCTTCGACTAGGACAAAACCGAGGAAAGCCTATCAAGTTGCGAGAGTGGGAGGCGGAGCTAAGAGATGTCCTTCTGGCAGAGGATGTCCCTGGATTCAGCAGCAGGGGTCAAAATCATAGAGCTGGTG ATCAAGAAACATCATCCTTGGAAGGATCAGCTCCAACTCCAAGTACATCCTATCAACAACATTCTGGTG AAAGCTGCATTCAAGACCCTCCAGCATCGGCTTCTGGCAGGACCATTGCTCCTCCTCAGG ATCAGCAATACCACCCTGAGAGGAGAGTACAGTGCAGCCCGCACTCTCCTGTTCTTCTTTTGGAGAGGCTGGAGATTCAGCCAGAGATTACCCCTATCATTCCCCAGACTCCTGATTTCTCCCCCGGCccagaggaggagcacagaggacaagGTTCATTCATTCAGCCACCCCATGCCCTGATGCCACCTACTGCTGTACCGCCTTTCCCAACTGTGCAGGAGATCATTCTGAGGGAGCTTATAGAATTAAGGTGTGACAACCGAAAACTACAACGAAAGGTCAAAAGGCTTACCCGGCTTACCCATCAGTTGAGCAGGCAGCAAACTGAGAGTTTTGAAATAATTTTGGCCCGGGCAAGCCAACAACACAATTAG